Proteins encoded by one window of Dreissena polymorpha isolate Duluth1 chromosome 11, UMN_Dpol_1.0, whole genome shotgun sequence:
- the LOC127851892 gene encoding gastrula zinc finger protein XlCGF57.1-like, with translation MLTNGNLCIDLEILANANFSADREKAASRDNYCEIPVMLTSHYSFYHNNKDQFWCDLCGHGLRDQISLRQHVAEHIVDLIPDKNDSNSSQTFHAGCVSKQVPETDGDMKKTIEDTSLGATDCQETAGCRYTCSVCKAEFSELLAFRKHQHVHKIIDITSSNEIALQVNNGIPSRELTYPIRIGSGERSHVCSVCGKGFLFISSLTRHMGIHTGERPHSCSVCGKDFLTNSDLTKHMRHHTGERPHSCSVCGKRFATKSNLTRHMKYHSGERPHSCSMCGKRFVIGFDLTVHMRIHTGERPHCCSVCGQGFATGSRLTTHMRIHTGEQPHSCSVCGKGFPFSSKLIYHMRIHTGERPHSCSVCGKGFVSNSELISHMIYHTTKRPHSCSVCGKGFRHGSKLTTHMRIHTGERPHSCSVCGRGFTTNGNLTQHMTIHTGERLFSCSVCGKDFVSKAQLNMHKWCHTGDRPHSCSVCGKGFTSASDLKTHMRIHTGERPHRCSVCGKRYVSSSALSQHKRIHTGERPHRCRVCGQGFVSSTHLTYHMRNHTGERPFSCNVCGKGFIISSHLTKHMKHHMG, from the exons ATGTTGACAAATGGGAACCTGTGCATTGATTTAGAGATATTGGCAAATGCAAACTTCTCTGCCGATCGAGAGAAAGCAGCATCACGTGACAACTACTGTGAAATTCCAGTCATGTTGACATCCCATTACAGCTTTTATCACAACAATAAGGATCAGTTTTGGTGCGACCTCTGCGGGCATGGTCTGCGGGACCAGATAAGCTTGAGACAGCATGTTGCGGAGCACATTGTTGATCTCATCCCAGACAAAAATGACTCCAATTCCAGCCAAACTTTTCATGCAGGCTGTGTGAGTAAACAAGTACCTGAAACTGATGGAGATATGAAAAAAACCATAGAAGACACTTCACTAG GGGCTACTGACTGTCAGGAGACTGCTGGGTGTAGGTACACATGCTCAGTATGCAAGGCAGAGTTCTCAGAGTTGCTGGCGTTCAGAAAACACCAACATGTACACAAAATAATAGACATAACTTCTTCAAATGAAATCGCGCTTCAAGTCAATAACGGGATTCCTTCAAGAGAACTCACTTATCCTATAAGGATTGGCAGCGGAGAGCGATCACATGTGTGCAGCGTGTGTGGAAAGGGCTTTCTCTTCATCTCCTCTCTCACTAGGCATATGGgaattcacacaggagagcggccacacagttgcagcgTGTGTGGAAAGGACTTTCTCACCAATTCCGATCTCACTAAGCATATGAGGCatcacacaggagagcggcctCACAGTTGCAGCGTGTGTGGAAAGAGATTTGCCACCAAATCCAATCTCACTAGGCATATGAAGTATCACTCAGGAGAGCGGCCTCACAGTTGCAGCATGTGTGGAAAGAGATTTGTCATCGGCTTCGACCTCACAGTGCATATGAgaattcacacaggagagcggccacatTGTTGCAGCGTGTGTGGACAAGGATTTGCCACCGGCTCCAGGCTCACAACGCATATGAGGATTCATACAGGAGAGCAGCCACATAGTTGCAGTGTGTGTGGAAAAGGCTTCCCCTTTAGCTCCAAACTCATTTATCATATGAGGATTCATACAGGAGAGCGGCCACATAGTTGCAGTGTGtgtggaaagggatttgtttCCAATTCTGAGCTAATTTCTCATATGATTTATCATACAACAaagcggccacacagttgcagtgtgtGTGGAAAGGGATTCAGACACGGCTCAAAACTCACAAcacatatgaggattcacacgggagagcggccacacagttgcagtgtttgtggaaggGGATTTACCACCAATGGTAACCTAACTCAGCATATGACGATTCACACGGGAGAGCGGCTATTCAGTTGCAGCGTGTGTGGAAAGGACTTTGTCAGTAAGGCCCAACTTAATATGCACAAGTGGTGTCATACAGGAGACCGACCACATAGTTGCAGCGTGTGTGGTAAGGGATTTACCTCCGCATCGGACCTCAAAACGCATATGAgaattcacacaggagagcggccacaccgttgcagtgtttgtggaaagagATATGTCAGCAGTTCAGCCCTCTCTCAGCATAAAAGGATTCACACGGGAGAGCGGCCACACCGTTGCCGTGTTTGTGGACAGGGATTTGTCTCCAGTACACACCTCACATATCATATGAGAAATCACACGGGAGAGCGGCCATTTAGTTGCaatgtttgtggaaagggatttatCATCAGTTCACACCTCACTAAGCATATGAAGCATCACATGGGAtag